CACCATATGCTTCTCTTCCCATCATTCTTGTACAGGTTAACGTTGGTTTCATCTGTCTACAGAATCTTGTTCTGAAATTGCCCTTTCTTTTTGTCGGTGTTATCAGTGGTTTTCCATCTTGAAGTAAACCATctatttacagtacattcatGAAGGCATCTCTTGATTGTAGACGTTGACAATGATGCACCTACCCCCTTGGCCTAGATGTGGTCAAGGGCTTTTTCTTCAGCAAGGAAAATCTCCTTTGGTCTTCCAttcctttttgtgtttttgccaATGCATTCCTTCTCTTTAGGAACATACTGTACCAGGTTGATTTGGCCAATCTTTTACCTGCATCAACATATTGCTGCATATTGATAGTAGCCATAAACAGCTACCAAATGCAAATTCAACACAATTCAACTCCAGGTGAACTTCATGTTTCActctgctgaccagctttttaaataTGCTGATTTAATTTTCCAGATTTGGaacctgcccacactgccaaaagcacaaagttggttaaatgaccatggtgttggtgtgcttgactggccagcatACTCACCagaaccccatagagaatctatgctgtattgtcaagaggaaaatgagaaacaagagaccaaaaactGCAGATGAGCTGAGGGCCTCTGTCAAAGAAACCTaggcttccataccacctcagcagtaccacagactgatcacctacATGCCACCccgaattgaggcagtaattgaAGCAAAAGGACCCCCAACAGGTactgagtacatatacagtaaatgaacatactttccagaagacCAAcaaacaattcactaaaaatgtttttattggtcTTAAGAAGTATTCTATTTTTTCgagaattggtgggtttttgttaaatgtgagctaAAATCATCAATCAAGGACCACAGATTGGTACATCACTGATTTTGAGTTCCTTAGTACCCCTTTGTGACCCATAAACCCCTCTCTTCTTcaccatacaaacacacaccaatgcACAAAGGTGATCTGTGGGGAAGCACAAAGGGGCCCTGATGGAATGATACTAAATGTTGCATGAATATAAAATTTGGAACCAGATAAAACAATTAAGTATGTTAAATTAAAAACCTCTAACCAATTAATAACCAGGAGTAACAAAAGGCTATTTCATAATCATGTAATTAATGCAATTAAAGTTATCCTACTCTACAGTTTTTAACAGAAATGTAGTTCTATTTTTGAATTCAGTCATACTGATTAGTCACGTGGCCTGAAATTCGTCtcctaaataaacaaataaataaataaaataggtgCTGTATTTGCCTCATCACATATTTTAAcccaaaacatttaaaatgcaaaaaaaagtttttaaacaaaacctgctctggagtctattaaataaacatttaaacaaaaaaaaacaaagcttcaCTTCCCACACTGTAGCAATGTTTTTATCATAACGCCAGAACTAAAGAGAATCTGACTGCACTAAAACTACACTGTACTACTTTAGTGAAAATCAATACTCgtctaaaaaataaagtttctttTTGCTTAAGGGAGttatttcactttaattttAATGCATATGGCTAGTATCTAATTTGCTGGCCTATTGATAGCACTTCACCGAGCAGACTGCCTACAAGAAGCTGTTGAGTTAGCAACAGCAGGTTATAAACACTTTAAAGAAGGATATTGTCGTATTAACTTACCACCTCCAGCTCCGGTAACAAGAACAACTTTTCTAGCAAACGACAGAGGCAAAGACATGATGGAATCTCAAGCTTCCTGCAAGTAAACTGACAGCGTTACCTTGACTCTTCACCTACTTCCGGCACAGTACACCATGACATCGCGTCATCGCCTCCAACCAATCAGCGCTCCGTTTGTgattcacttacatttacatggACCACAAATGGCTCGAAATTAGCTGTTAATGAAAGACGTGAAACTACAGAACTTGATGCCGTATATAATGCACttatatacaaacaaatacgtgtttgtgtttgtgtgtttgtgtgtgtgtgtgtgtgtgtgtgtgtgtgtgtgtgtgtgtgtgtgtgtgtgtgtgtgattttatctcccaatattgctttttttttgttgataaaTGATGGGTCATTTGTATAAACAATGTGAAACATCAATTAGAAAGCTTTATTACTAATGCTTTActttaagactgaataaaatTCCCTATTTAGATAAAAATCAAATAGTGTATTATCCACTGAATCTACatcttacataaaaaaaaaccttggttCCTTTCAATGGTGCTTCCTCATATCATTCTTGCCAATGTTGTCTCTGCCTTGAAATGTTTGCCTGTATGATATTCACTGGCTTTCGATTGTACCTAAGTTAAAAGGATCTCCCACCACAAGAAAGTGCACCCTCCAGCAATtctatattgatttatttataaggCCATTAATAACATTTGGGTGTCTGTCACCTTCTTCTATAAACAATTCTATAACCTTaagagacaacaacaaaaaacctacAAGAGATTTAAATATGACTGTATTTTAAGTTACATATTAACACTGCTTTAGAACTATGCCTTAAATATTTGTAAGACCTATTGCATAGTggcaaagatagatagatagatagatagatagatagatagatagatagatagatagatagatagatagatatgagtgagtaaatgagccTAAAGGTCACTTGGTTACTTAGCAGCTTCAATTATGGCAATAGTTTGTCCTCACATAataagacaaatgtgtgtgcatgtgtgtgtatatgtgtgtgtgtgtatgtgtgtgtgtgtgtgtgcattacaaAAAAACGTATAAGTGAAATGTCAAACACGATTCACGATTCAATTCCCGACTTtgcacattttaataaagaCTTACTGCACACGATATGCATGAGACTGTACGAAAGTGTTGCAATGTGTTGCTTCTTTTCTTAATGAATGAAGCAGGATTCTTGCCCGTTCGGaaatgaaatgtctttttgCGCATGCGCATGTACCGGGACGCGTCCTCCGCGCTTCCCCCTCCAGATTCTTCTGCAATGtataaagagaagaaagagaagaaaacataAGATTAAAATGCACGAACAAAGTGCTCTGATCGCCATGAGAGGATCTAGCTGCAGTCCATGAATCGGAGTCTTTTTACAAAGAATGTCAGGGACAACAAATGCGGAATCGGAGGGAGTCTCCAAAGTTCAAATAAAAAGGCAGATCAAGACAATCGTGGAAGATTTGGAGAACATCTTAGGAGACTTGAAGGATGTAGCGAAAGAACTCAAAGAGGTCGGTTGTGTCCGTGATGGGGCCTGGATGCTGAATGAAAATCGTACCGTAATGAGATGATCAAATGTTTGTTTGGATTTCTTTGATACCATCAAGTGGTAGAATGATGCGTCTTTATGAGGCTCTCAGTGAGGTTGAGCAGAATCAGAGCACATTGACTGCTTTCAGTCGTCCAGGCCTTCTTATACACTGTTTAATGCTATTTCTTTAAGATTtctgatgtcattaatgataaCATAATAAACATACAGGCCTTATGTTTGGATGCCTGAGAATTAAATATTACATCCAATATCCTTTTATCAGAGCTATGGCAAACGTGGGttacttttttttctgagtgtttttttgtttttatagtagCTTAATTCTCTCAAATACTGCTTTTTGTTTGATCGACATTTAAATGCACTCCTTTTTTGTTGACACGTTTTTTGGTAAATGTCTTTCCTGTAGATTAATGAATCGCGACCCTACAtggctgtttattttgtttattttctattctttGTTATTGAGGTAGGTGGATAGCAAAAGGAACTGCAGTCTTTAGCGTCCTGCCACTGAGGTTTAGGATGTAGCACTCTGAATATAACACTACAGCAAACTTACTTCAAATAGTCCAGCTTGGTTATTATGGAAAATTAATATGATGgacaaaaaacagcatacttTAGCCCCCAATACAATAATATACTGATATTTAGGCATGAAAAGTCTTTGTACTGTTGAGCTAACAGACAATCAATTATAATCATATGTATAGCCTGATTTGCAATGCAGATGTTGCTTGGCCATTTCATTCTTAGAAGTGTGGGAAGAGCGTGTACAGCACATTGTAGTAGGAGGGGTAAAAAGCACTTGTGGCTTTTATGTGTCTATATATAAGTCTATAAGTCTATATGATGCTGAAATCccaactttattattatattcatagctCTTATAATCTTTTGAACAGAGAGTGGGAACTTTTGAGCTTTGACATCACTtgctaaattatatttataatatttatgtttagttATAGTATCCTAGGCCCCTTTTTTCTCCTCATATTATGTagctatttaatttttaatcatataagtaaatatattcAGTAAACTAGCCACATGAAATAATATCACAGTGCATGACAAATTGGATGGCGTCCGTGCTAGATACCTACGGTGTTAATGTTCATTTGTCTTTTATGCTTTTTTAAGGTTGTTCATGAAATAGACTCCCTGACATCAGACCTCCAACTAGAGGAGATGGCAAACAGCTCAAAGACTGACACACTGAACAGCAGCTCGAGCAGTACCACAACCACTACCACTGCCTCCAGCATTGAGAGAATCAAGATCTACCCTGAAGACGCGTTCCTCAGACCTCCGTCCATGGCCTCTGGCATGCTCGCTGTACTAAAGAGGACCCATCCTCCTCTCCCACCCCCTCGCCTGATGCCAGCCCGATTCGAGGACCACATCAAGAGCTTGTCATCAGGGAACCAAGCCAAAGAGAACAGAACACTCATGCGCAATTGCATCTTCTCTACAAAGCCCATTAACATACAGAACAGAGATCCGGTGTGCATGCCTAAAAGCTCAACAGAGCAAGGACTGTCTCTGATACCCCTTCTACGGCACAAAAAAAGTCGATGTCCCCAGGTGACACGGGAAAGGGTGAGATTCAGTGAAAAAGTCCAGTACCATGGCTACTGCCCGGATTGTGACCTGCAGTATGACattgaaaacacagaaatgcacTTACACTCTGAGCTTTTTGACATGAAACTAAGCCCCATTCATCAATGCTCCTCCATGGCCCCAGCTCATGTTCTGATGGAAAACGGTGGGCTGAGCCTCAGTCACAGCTTTCCTCCTACAACTCAACCTTGTGTGCCTCATCATGCTACTCCAAAACCGCAGAAAACCATACTACGCAAATCCACCACAACAACTGTTTGATACATAAATCCCCATAAAAGAGACAATTAAtaatcttttatatattttgtttattgtcataAGAACTTTCTAGTGCAATATAAAATGGATTTCCTGAAGATTAAAAAGGAATGGGATTGCTTACTTCATTGGAAATCCTAAAAAAAGTAAGTGACTGGTGAGTACTTTTGTGAAATAAGCCAAATACAACAGTTCATTCTCAAACAAACATTGATTAACATTTGTTATTTGTGGAAATGCtgaacagagagagtgagatattaGTAGATAGAAGTCAAATGTATGAAATGTAACCTCATAGAAAAGTTGTATTCTGCTGaggtgctgtttttcttttgtttattttttctgtgtaaagGAACACAATATTGGCCAGCAGGTAGTGAAGATTAATGTGCTGAATTAATTTTGAAGGTAAATTGATGACATTATCAAATATTACTTTAGTCAattattgctttatttgtttGGAAAGACATGGACCTGAAATTTGTAAATTACATATGAAGTTAGATCATGTGTTAAGGATTTAAAAACCGTGCAGGTGGATAGAACTATAGAATACAGGCAGAATTTGCTGACAATCAGGATAAAGGTGTATTTGATAAAGACCTTAGGTCAGACACTATGgccattaaatatttatgtagacTCCCGCAGTTCAAGTGGTCTATGAAAATGTGAGATATTACTTCTGAGGGCTGAGGTCAGACACCAAGCCAAATCTGGCCCAGGTTGTCCTTTGACTGGCAGGCATCCAAAAAATTGCATTAATTAGGTGTAATGCACAATCCAATTCTCTACATTGTGAATTTATCCAATGGTTCTTCCAGAAATGATTATGAATTCATCCGGTATACGAACATGTCAGAGTTATTCTGGAATATGTttgcaacatacagtacagtatgttatgATGTTTAAGTAGTCAAGTAACAAGACGACACCATGTCCCCATTTTACATTCAGATCAAGGAGGGAGATGAGAGGCTTTTGAGTGCTAAGGGTTTAGGAAAGGAGGCATACCCTGGAGGGAGCTGAAAATAGGAACCTCTACTAATTAGAGAAATTAAGCAAATGCTGATCATGGAATTTCACTCCAGCTTTGCGTCAACCAAAATATCAACTTGAGCATCAGTTACATTCACTGTAGTGGTATGAAAGAATTTTAAACTGTGAATTATCAAACTACACAATGTAAACTAACACTGTTTGTGTTGTCTTATAGTTGACATCTATAACAATCTGCATTAAGCTTATATGACCCTAATGAAGTGTATTTTTCATCCTCTAGTATAGACACAAACTGTTTCCATTAAAATGCTATTCACTATATTTTGAACTTTTAACCAAACAGTAAAACCTCCAGTGATCATCATTTagcaaaaatctaaatcaattATCAAGTTCAAGagtaaaacatttaaagtaaGGATAGATTAATGAATATACAAGAATATGGCACTTTTACAGACTCCCAGTAATCTTAAACAATAATGAAATTTAAACAAAGagtttttgtattgtttatttataacatttcatTTCTGACACTTGAGCAAATAACCAAATGCTTTACATATAGACTACTGCAAGTTCATTAAAATGCCTTAAGGTCTGATCAAATAGATCAGATGTCATGTGTGGTGGAATCCAGGCCCAAAGTTTATTAAAGGACAGGGAAAAACAGGCAAAAGATCAGTGGTCGAGGTCCAGAAACAAAACTAGaaccaaaataaacacagaatagaACACAGTCCAAAGATCAAATAATAAAAGGGCCAGAAATACAGAGTATATACATTATGCCATACAGCAtaattgttggtgccagataggctggtctgagtatttcagaaactcctgatcttctgggattttcacacagagTTGCTAGAGTTTACATAGAAcggtgttaaataaaacatcctGTCTGTGGAGGGTTTGCAGGCTGAAATACCTTGTTTATGAGACagaacagaggagaaaaaagactGGAGAAAAACCAGATGATCTAATCTTTATCTGTACAGGATGAGTGATAGCAGATTCTTGTTTTTGCCTGACATGAACCTGCTGTAGAACCTGAGGTGGTCTTCTGTTGTTGTGGTCCATCCACCTCAATGTTTGATgtattgtgcattctgagatgctttacatactgtatgcatttaGTTTCATTCATGTAatttatttcctattttttaatttttccattaattttatttcaagatttttttaGGCATATCAGTCCAGGTTAATATATAATGGTTTGAGTTGTTGCAACTGTTCTACACTAAATAAGAGAATAATCTGTGCTGACATTAGTAGAGCAAGTAACTGAGAATTTACAGTTTACTTTTTTGCAGAATATAAGGAAGTACTTTCACACAAACCATCAGTATATTTAGAACAGAATCCCGGTTGTATTCTTTCTGCAAATGTTAAAATTTCCCTAGAGTACTATAAAACaaacttaaatataaaactgattTCTGAGTATACAGATATTCTCAAAAGTTATTAGGTCACCAGCATTTGCAAAAATCCTCAGTGGCCTGTGTTGATGTAATGAACTGAACACTTGACATTTGAAAGAATACAATTCTGTATTGAAAGTCACTAAGTTTCCTATGCTAGGTCAAAAATGCACATGAAAAGTTTGAAAATGTTTGTCCAAATTGCTTAAATATCAAGTGATTGCCTTAAATAAATCAGATGAATGTGATAGTGGGAGGCTAAGATCTCAAGTGTGGTCAAGATATCAAGTGTGAATCAGACAAACATCTATTTAGCATTACTGAGAGAATAGAGAATTTATAGGCTGTGACTTTCAGAGCAGAGATATTAGCATGCTGTGTTTGTCTATATAGAGCAGGTGGGTCTTCTTCTGagtgtagaaatgttttatttgttccaCTTACTGGCTGCAGTATAGATTAAGTGTGCATCTCTGCTGGACTGGTGTAgccaaatgtacatttttattatttccttaTACCTTAATAGGTTACATGAGGTTGTTAGTAATGTGTATCCTCCCTTTCAGGAATATAACTGGCATCATTTGATGATAGACTGCATGGTGGTGTTGCAGGTAGTGATACTGCCTTACAGCTCCAGAGTCCCCCAATTTAAGCcagagcttgggttactgtctgtgtggagtttctaaACATGTACTTACTTTGCCTGTGTGCCTTTCATCCTGgtactctttttttcttctttggtgtgaatgagtgtgagtgtatatggtacactgtgatggactgactcccatccagggtgtatttctGGTTCTGTGTCCTCAGTGAATCTGAGCAGGATACTATGAAAATACCATAATTCAAATCGTTTCACAGTTTAATTAAGTTATCTATCAAAACTTGGacatgtatttgtgttataATACAGAGTTTGGAAAATTGAAGAAAAAGACATTTGAGGCAAGCGTTTTGTTGGGCAACCTAAATAGGAATTGCAGGTTTTTTGGATATCCGAGTTCTTTTGGATATTTTTGCTCTTGTGCATATATTATACAGTTTAAAGGGACAGGGGTTTAAGAAGGCTGTGAAAAGTGTGCATTATAATGCTAAGTACAAATAAGTATGTGTAGAACACTAAGAAGTTCAGCCCATAGGGATGTCTGATTTctatttaaactttattatttaattaattatttaacctTTACTATTTTTgcagacatttttattcaagTCATGTTACAAGTCATACATAATGCAAAAATGCACAGTGCATAGATCAAATAATATTggataaataaagtttttcattttaatatcttcAT
The genomic region above belongs to Tachysurus vachellii isolate PV-2020 chromosome 11, HZAU_Pvac_v1, whole genome shotgun sequence and contains:
- the prr16 gene encoding protein Largen — translated: MSGTTNAESEGVSKVQIKRQIKTIVEDLENILGDLKDVAKELKEVVHEIDSLTSDLQLEEMANSSKTDTLNSSSSSTTTTTTASSIERIKIYPEDAFLRPPSMASGMLAVLKRTHPPLPPPRLMPARFEDHIKSLSSGNQAKENRTLMRNCIFSTKPINIQNRDPVCMPKSSTEQGLSLIPLLRHKKSRCPQVTRERVRFSEKVQYHGYCPDCDLQYDIENTEMHLHSELFDMKLSPIHQCSSMAPAHVLMENGGLSLSHSFPPTTQPCVPHHATPKPQKTILRKSTTTTV